The following is a genomic window from Nitrospira sp..
CGCCAGAAAGGCAGCAGTCCTCGCTCCAGCTGCTGTAGTCCCCGAGCAACCGGGCCGGCATAGCCGAGCTGCCGATTGTCTCGCGCATGCCCCTCGCGTCTGATCCGCAAGCTCTTTTCGTAATTCACATGGGAGAGGAACGACCGCGTCAGCATCCGCTCGACGCGGAACCCCGCCTGCTCCACGCAGTCTCGCAAGGTGTCCGGGGTAAAGAGCCAGAGATGCCGGGGCGGATCCAGCGCCATCCAGTGATCGGCGAAAAACCGGCTCATGAGGCCCGCCACATTCGGCGTCGTCAACACGAGCCGCCCGTCGTCTTGCAACACGCGATGGCACTGCCGCAAATGGCTGACCGGGTCGGGCACATGCTCGATGGCATGCACCATCGTCACCATCGCCATGCTTCGATCTGCGATGCCGGCGGTTTCCAATGTACCGACTTTCACCGGAACGCCGTAACTCTCCCATGCGATCCTGGCCGCCAACGGAGAGAGATCGATCCCCAAGACCTGCCACCCCAGCGCTTTCATGGCGGCAAGATACCCGCCAGCCCCGCAGCCGATGTCCAGCAATGTCCCACCTTCCACAAAGGAAGGGCACAACTCATCGCGGCCGTACCGCGCTCGGTCTTGCAGCATGGGCACGTGCCCGAGCACACGC
Proteins encoded in this region:
- a CDS encoding putative 3-demethylubiquinol 3-O-methyltransferase (Evidence 3 : Putative function from multiple computational evidences; Product type e : enzyme; MaGe:77308647), with product MPAVTTELITNCLLCGTTGAPLFQGLHDRLYSVEGEFGFARCAACGLVWQSPRPVVEDISKCYPEDYEPHEGATTGEGFARPVSGLRDAMREMILSEVFGYTRFKRQEWWAPMAGRVLGHVPMLQDRARYGRDELCPSFVEGGTLLDIGCGAGGYLAAMKALGWQVLGIDLSPLAARIAWESYGVPVKVGTLETAGIADRSMAMVTMVHAIEHVPDPVSHLRQCHRVLQDDGRLVLTTPNVAGLMSRFFADHWMALDPPRHLWLFTPDTLRDCVEQAGFRVERMLTRSFLSHVNYEKSLRIRREGHARDNRQLGYAGPVARGLQQLERGLLPFWRWAGNEVMISAVKQR